From the genome of Ornithobacterium rhinotracheale, one region includes:
- a CDS encoding sugar kinase: MQKKVVTFGEVMLRLATPGYQRFIQSSSLNATFGGGEANVAVSLANYGIPVDFVTRLPKNDIAEWCISDLRKYKVGTENILRGGDRVGIYFLETGAVARPSKVVYDRANSAIADIEPGMINWREVFKDAQWFHWTGITPALSQGAADACLEAIKVANEMGVTVSCDLNYRKNLWKYGKKASEIMPALVEGCDIILGNEEDAEKVFGIKPEGFEVEHTGGEVNAAEFESVCQQLMQKFPRAKKIIITLRGSINANHNTWGGCLYSDKLYQSRRYDITHIVDRVGGGDSFMGGLIYGLLSYPQDDQKALDFAVAASCLKHTVYGDYNLVTVAEVENLMGGDGSGRVVNLNSINKT; this comes from the coding sequence ATGCAGAAAAAAGTAGTAACTTTTGGTGAAGTAATGCTGCGTTTGGCTACCCCAGGGTATCAGCGTTTCATTCAATCTAGTAGCTTGAATGCTACCTTTGGCGGCGGGGAGGCGAATGTAGCGGTGTCGCTTGCTAATTATGGAATTCCTGTGGATTTTGTAACGCGCTTGCCTAAAAATGATATTGCAGAGTGGTGTATTTCGGATTTGAGAAAATACAAAGTGGGTACAGAAAATATCCTCAGAGGGGGCGACCGCGTGGGGATTTATTTCTTGGAGACAGGTGCTGTGGCGCGCCCCTCAAAGGTGGTGTATGACCGTGCTAACTCTGCCATTGCGGATATTGAGCCTGGTATGATTAATTGGCGTGAGGTGTTCAAAGATGCGCAGTGGTTCCACTGGACAGGCATCACGCCGGCGCTTTCACAAGGTGCTGCCGATGCGTGCTTGGAGGCCATTAAAGTGGCAAATGAAATGGGCGTTACCGTGTCTTGCGACTTAAACTACCGCAAAAACCTTTGGAAATATGGTAAAAAAGCCTCTGAAATTATGCCAGCCCTTGTGGAAGGTTGCGACATCATTCTAGGCAACGAGGAAGATGCTGAAAAAGTATTCGGCATTAAGCCCGAAGGCTTTGAGGTAGAGCATACAGGAGGCGAGGTGAATGCTGCGGAGTTTGAATCCGTGTGCCAGCAATTGATGCAAAAATTCCCACGAGCTAAGAAAATTATCATCACCCTTCGTGGCTCAATCAATGCCAATCACAACACTTGGGGCGGGTGCTTGTATTCAGATAAATTGTACCAATCTCGCCGCTATGACATCACCCACATTGTAGATAGAGTGGGCGGTGGAGATTCCTTTATGGGCGGGCTAATCTACGGATTGCTCAGCTACCCGCAAGATGACCAAAAGGCGCTAGATTTTGCCGTGGCAGCCTCTTGCTTAAAGCACACCGTGTATGGCGACTACAACCTAGTAACTGTTGCCGAGGTGGAAAATCTGATGGGTGGCGATGGCTCTGGTCGTGTTGTAAACCTGAATTCGATTAATAAAACATAG
- a CDS encoding PTS transporter subunit IIC translates to MGNLFYNALRVYWGFFAAIICYIITLVMADLTADKFQNYYEGMEGISIPQPFCQGMVPFAVVINKALDLIPGFEKLNIDAEGMKKKFGLLGQPLFLGIIIGCGIGILAREDVKGFLGLGIKMGAVMELIPRITRLFIEGLHPISEATKKLIDKKFQGKIDLNIGMTPALVIEHPATLVVSLLLIPVTLILSVYLPGNEFLPLASLAGMFYLFPLVLPITNGNVVKSFIVGLVVLIIGLYFVTDLAPSFTLAAKDVYEKTGDKAVAIPPGFEGGALDFASSIFTWVIFKAISWFKYIGIAVLSIFTLGMLWYNRRTILREHRERNSMAVEADNTPKK, encoded by the coding sequence ATGGGCAACCTTTTTTATAATGCACTACGGGTTTATTGGGGATTCTTCGCTGCAATAATCTGCTACATCATTACACTTGTAATGGCAGATTTAACGGCTGATAAATTCCAAAACTACTACGAAGGCATGGAAGGAATCTCGATTCCGCAACCTTTCTGTCAAGGAATGGTGCCATTTGCCGTAGTCATCAACAAAGCATTGGATTTAATTCCTGGTTTCGAAAAATTAAACATCGATGCCGAGGGAATGAAGAAAAAATTCGGATTGCTTGGTCAGCCATTATTCTTAGGAATCATCATCGGATGTGGTATCGGTATTTTAGCAAGAGAAGATGTAAAAGGATTTTTAGGTTTAGGTATTAAAATGGGAGCCGTAATGGAATTAATCCCAAGAATTACTCGCCTATTTATCGAAGGGCTTCACCCAATTTCTGAAGCGACTAAAAAACTTATCGATAAGAAATTCCAAGGAAAAATCGATTTAAACATTGGTATGACACCTGCCCTAGTAATTGAGCACCCTGCAACATTGGTAGTTTCGTTGTTATTGATTCCAGTAACATTGATTCTTTCTGTTTATTTGCCAGGAAATGAGTTTTTACCATTGGCATCATTGGCGGGAATGTTCTACTTGTTCCCACTGGTATTGCCTATTACCAATGGTAATGTGGTAAAATCATTTATCGTAGGGCTTGTGGTGCTTATCATCGGTTTATATTTTGTGACCGATTTGGCTCCATCATTCACGCTTGCAGCGAAAGATGTGTATGAGAAAACAGGAGACAAAGCCGTTGCAATCCCTCCAGGATTTGAGGGCGGTGCGCTAGACTTTGCTTCAAGTATCTTTACTTGGGTAATTTTCAAAGCTATTTCTTGGTTTAAATATATCGGAATAGCTGTTTTATCAATCTTTACACTAGGAATGTTGTGGTACAACCGCAGAACAATCCTTCGCGAACACAGAGAAAGAAATTCTATGGCAGTAGAGGCGGATAATACGCCTAAAAAATAA
- a CDS encoding DUF6702 family protein: MMKKLKGMRVILLALVAVLISAFTTLNDFHTSTTKVEFNPGSTSMTFSSKFVTEDLIKAIGVGIENEAIFNTAVERYLRSNFIVKINENRVNYNYAQAQTSPKATRLYFEVPNVSNVSTIEIRNAMLVNEFADQQNFINFNVNNKRESIVTKKGSESGKVKF, translated from the coding sequence ATGATGAAAAAATTAAAAGGAATGCGCGTGATATTATTAGCCTTGGTAGCTGTATTAATTTCGGCATTTACCACACTAAATGATTTTCACACCTCAACTACGAAGGTAGAGTTTAATCCAGGAAGCACTTCTATGACTTTTAGCTCTAAATTTGTAACAGAGGATTTAATTAAAGCCATTGGCGTAGGAATTGAAAACGAAGCTATATTCAACACCGCAGTAGAAAGATACTTAAGAAGCAATTTCATTGTAAAAATCAACGAAAATAGAGTAAATTATAATTACGCACAAGCACAAACTTCGCCTAAGGCTACAAGACTTTATTTCGAAGTACCAAATGTTTCAAATGTTTCGACTATCGAAATACGAAATGCAATGCTTGTAAACGAATTTGCAGATCAGCAGAACTTTATAAACTTTAATGTAAACAATAAGCGTGAATCTATTGTTACTAAAAAAGGAAGCGAATCTGGAAAAGTTAAATTTTAG
- a CDS encoding HdeD family acid-resistance protein encodes MEVLPYYVGFVLMFRSFQLLGFALDIKAYAPNKWLGLFIWSIVGIFISFLLLANPIIAGLSLVALTGISFIILGFASCSLAFNLKSLKNNLDEKISPEMREKIQSLENEFQEIVRKK; translated from the coding sequence ATGGAAGTTTTACCATACTATGTGGGATTTGTTTTAATGTTCCGCTCGTTCCAGTTATTGGGCTTTGCCCTAGACATTAAAGCCTATGCACCCAATAAGTGGCTTGGTCTTTTTATTTGGAGTATCGTCGGGATATTTATCTCATTCCTACTTTTAGCCAATCCAATTATAGCAGGACTTTCGCTTGTGGCACTCACAGGCATATCCTTCATCATTTTAGGATTTGCATCTTGCAGTTTAGCTTTTAATTTAAAAAGCTTAAAAAATAATTTGGATGAAAAAATCTCTCCAGAAATGAGAGAAAAAATACAGAGCTTGGAAAATGAATTTCAAGAAATTGTAAGAAAAAAATAA
- a CDS encoding tetratricopeptide repeat protein yields MRKNTIIAALLLGGSSLAFAQTTQFWFGDNATYRKAKTLFFTETFLAANYEFENALEKGGLNLANEEAATYYAALTSLINDTPGAEEQFLAFQNKYPKSVYTENGSWELGSFYLKKGDFDKAYKYLSQKNVYDLPERKRREYAFKLGYVCLMKGYNEQALEYLEPLTHSGNYQKEANFYVGHIYYERREFAKALTYFNALQGDPMYEQKILPYRVQIEFNEGQYDKAIDEGKILLAQNRSGFLQSEISKIVGESYFKQKNYAAAIPYLEKYQGQMGNADYYQLGYAYYEQAQYPKAISYFNKIIAQKSPWAQTAYYQLGNAYLKTNQKQEALAAYKAASEMSYNPTTQEDALYNYAKLSYDVGNPYQPTTAALQSFIAKYPNSKYSEEINSYLVDAFITSGNYQNALEILNKIPQKNAEQKSAEQLAAFLRGTELFNQGKLDEAQRNLQLAVNSNANAEITQRAYFWLGEIAYRKGQYGLAAQHFEKFNTYSAQVPESKEVDYQLGYAYLKLKQFDKSANAFKRYLASNPAGNFKADAKLRLADSYIGTQNNDQALSLYEEIANTRTGNADEAAYNRAVVLGIKGSTQQKAQALEEFIKDYPVSKFNDIAQLELADAYTQLQQQDKALAVLNNLIKTTKSELKGEARLRKGLIYYHQNKKNEALAEYKAVVKEFPRNNLAYQAIENAKRIYLDQGNYKAFETWAKSIDFYEVNTSEIENLAYDDAMLKFDAKNYKEAIPLLNNFITQYPQGSHTYAAQYALGESYYQLVDYAKAMAPLSEAAKYDNENKADALLRLAQIYLSQNKTTEALLTLENLHQITQNPAYISYAEIHLMQLYSKNGNHTKAVEMANKVLENPKNDANAKQEAELTKARSLMAEKRDKEAQKIYASLEQSSNPAVRAEALYHKAYFLNQSKEYKKSNEVIFELASKYAEQQLWGSQALVVMAENYYKLGDLYQANFTLDSVIENYQDYPEVIAKAKALKKQIKK; encoded by the coding sequence ATGCGAAAAAATACGATTATTGCAGCGCTTTTACTTGGTGGCTCTTCTTTGGCTTTTGCACAGACCACGCAGTTTTGGTTTGGCGACAATGCCACCTACCGAAAAGCGAAAACGCTTTTCTTTACCGAGACCTTTTTGGCGGCAAATTATGAATTTGAGAATGCCTTGGAAAAGGGCGGGCTGAACCTTGCTAATGAGGAGGCGGCTACTTATTATGCGGCACTCACAAGCTTGATTAATGATACTCCTGGGGCGGAGGAGCAGTTTCTGGCGTTTCAAAATAAATACCCCAAAAGTGTGTACACCGAAAACGGAAGCTGGGAGCTGGGTAGTTTTTATTTAAAAAAGGGGGATTTTGATAAGGCATACAAGTATTTAAGCCAAAAAAATGTGTATGACCTGCCCGAGAGAAAGCGCCGCGAATATGCGTTTAAGCTGGGCTATGTGTGCCTAATGAAGGGCTATAACGAGCAGGCGCTGGAATATTTGGAGCCGCTCACCCACAGTGGAAATTACCAAAAGGAGGCTAATTTCTATGTGGGGCATATTTACTACGAGCGTAGGGAGTTTGCCAAGGCACTCACTTATTTCAACGCCTTGCAAGGCGACCCAATGTATGAGCAAAAGATTTTGCCATATCGTGTGCAAATCGAGTTCAACGAAGGGCAATATGACAAGGCCATTGATGAGGGGAAAATCCTTTTGGCACAAAATCGCTCTGGCTTCTTGCAATCCGAAATATCTAAAATCGTGGGCGAAAGCTATTTTAAACAAAAAAATTACGCAGCCGCCATTCCTTATCTTGAAAAATACCAAGGCCAAATGGGCAATGCGGATTATTACCAACTGGGCTATGCTTATTATGAACAGGCACAGTACCCAAAAGCCATTTCGTATTTTAATAAAATTATAGCGCAAAAAAGCCCTTGGGCACAAACGGCTTATTATCAATTAGGAAATGCATATTTAAAAACTAACCAAAAACAAGAAGCACTCGCAGCCTACAAAGCAGCTTCTGAAATGAGCTACAACCCTACCACACAAGAAGATGCGCTCTACAATTATGCTAAATTGAGCTACGATGTCGGTAACCCATACCAGCCGACGACCGCTGCCCTACAATCATTTATCGCAAAATACCCAAATTCTAAATATTCTGAAGAAATCAACTCGTATTTGGTAGACGCTTTCATTACCTCTGGAAACTACCAAAATGCGCTCGAAATCTTAAACAAAATTCCACAGAAAAATGCCGAGCAAAAAAGCGCCGAGCAGTTGGCCGCCTTCCTGCGAGGGACTGAGCTATTTAACCAAGGAAAACTAGACGAGGCGCAGAGAAATTTACAATTAGCCGTAAACTCTAATGCCAATGCAGAAATCACGCAGCGGGCTTATTTCTGGCTCGGCGAAATCGCCTACCGAAAGGGACAATATGGCTTGGCAGCACAGCATTTTGAGAAGTTTAATACCTACTCTGCACAAGTGCCAGAGAGCAAAGAGGTGGATTACCAATTAGGCTACGCTTACCTGAAACTTAAACAATTTGATAAATCGGCCAATGCCTTTAAACGCTACTTGGCAAGCAACCCCGCTGGGAATTTTAAAGCCGATGCTAAATTACGCCTCGCCGATAGCTATATAGGTACGCAGAATAATGACCAAGCCCTGAGCCTTTACGAAGAAATTGCCAATACCCGCACAGGCAATGCCGATGAAGCGGCTTATAATCGCGCTGTGGTACTCGGCATTAAGGGAAGCACGCAACAAAAAGCACAGGCGCTGGAAGAATTCATTAAAGATTACCCCGTGTCTAAGTTTAACGATATTGCTCAGCTGGAATTGGCAGATGCCTATACGCAGCTCCAACAGCAGGATAAGGCCTTGGCAGTTTTAAACAACTTAATCAAAACTACAAAATCTGAGCTAAAAGGTGAAGCACGATTGAGAAAAGGCTTGATTTATTATCACCAAAATAAGAAAAATGAGGCTCTCGCTGAGTATAAAGCCGTAGTAAAAGAGTTTCCGCGCAATAATTTGGCATACCAAGCCATTGAAAATGCCAAACGCATTTACCTAGACCAAGGAAATTATAAAGCCTTTGAAACTTGGGCGAAAAGCATTGATTTCTACGAAGTAAACACCTCTGAGATTGAAAATCTCGCCTATGATGATGCTATGCTGAAATTTGATGCAAAAAATTATAAAGAAGCCATTCCGCTACTGAATAATTTCATCACCCAATATCCGCAAGGAAGCCACACCTATGCCGCACAATATGCCCTAGGCGAAAGTTATTATCAATTAGTCGACTATGCCAAGGCGATGGCTCCGCTTTCTGAGGCGGCTAAGTACGATAACGAGAACAAAGCCGATGCCTTGCTTCGTTTGGCTCAAATTTATTTAAGCCAAAACAAAACAACCGAGGCACTTTTAACCTTGGAAAATTTACACCAAATCACACAAAATCCTGCTTACATTTCGTATGCAGAAATTCATTTAATGCAACTGTATAGCAAAAATGGAAACCACACCAAAGCGGTGGAAATGGCCAATAAGGTGCTAGAAAATCCTAAAAATGATGCCAATGCAAAGCAGGAAGCCGAGCTTACCAAGGCGCGTAGCTTAATGGCTGAAAAGAGAGACAAAGAGGCGCAGAAAATTTATGCCTCGCTAGAACAATCAAGCAACCCCGCCGTGAGAGCCGAGGCGCTATATCACAAAGCTTATTTCCTCAACCAGAGTAAGGAGTACAAGAAATCCAACGAGGTGATTTTTGAACTGGCATCTAAATACGCAGAACAGCAACTTTGGGGTAGCCAAGCACTGGTGGTAATGGCAGAAAATTATTACAAATTAGGCGATTTGTACCAAGCCAACTTTACGCTCGATAGCGTGATCGAAAACTACCAAGATTACCCAGAAGTAATTGCCAAAGCGAAAGCCTTGAAAAAACAAATTAAAAAATAA
- a CDS encoding IS982 family transposase produces MINYHKITDIFCIVDDFCNDFEKFTQPFLLGKPPKKKPKMSNAEVITIMILFHLSGFRTFKHFYIYYVQKHMQQEFPQTVSYNRFTELMQSNIMALTMFAKTCALGSCTGISFVDSTPIRVCGNKRIKRNKVFKDLATTGKSTMGWFHGFKLHLVINDKGEILSFCVTQANVDDREPLKNEGFLKQIFGKLFGDKGYISEKLNQLLFVDGIQLITNIRNNMKNSLMTMSDKILLRKRSIIETVNDELKNICQIEHSRHRSIGNFMTNLVAGIIAYHFLPKKPSLKYESLKTNQLAMFY; encoded by the coding sequence ATGATTAATTACCACAAAATTACGGATATTTTTTGTATTGTTGATGACTTTTGTAATGATTTTGAAAAATTCACTCAACCTTTTCTTCTCGGAAAGCCTCCCAAAAAGAAACCCAAAATGAGTAACGCTGAAGTAATCACCATAATGATTCTTTTTCATCTAAGTGGCTTTAGAACTTTTAAGCATTTTTACATTTACTATGTTCAAAAGCATATGCAACAGGAATTTCCTCAAACGGTCTCTTATAACCGATTCACAGAACTTATGCAATCCAATATCATGGCTCTTACCATGTTTGCAAAAACCTGTGCTTTAGGAAGTTGTACAGGGATTTCTTTTGTGGATAGTACGCCAATAAGAGTATGTGGAAACAAAAGAATTAAACGCAACAAAGTATTCAAAGACCTAGCTACAACGGGGAAATCTACTATGGGTTGGTTTCATGGATTTAAACTCCATTTGGTCATTAATGATAAAGGCGAGATATTGAGTTTTTGCGTAACGCAGGCGAATGTAGACGATAGAGAACCACTGAAAAATGAAGGCTTTTTGAAGCAAATTTTTGGTAAACTGTTTGGGGACAAAGGTTACATCTCTGAAAAGTTGAATCAATTACTCTTTGTGGATGGTATTCAACTGATTACCAACATCCGAAACAACATGAAAAACTCTCTTATGACTATGTCTGACAAAATTTTGCTTAGAAAGCGCTCCATCATAGAGACAGTGAATGACGAGCTAAAAAACATTTGCCAAATTGAGCACTCCAGGCATCGTTCAATAGGAAATTTTATGACCAACTTAGTGGCAGGGATTATTGCCTATCACTTTCTTCCTAAAAAACCATCATTAAAATATGAATCTCTGAAAACTAACCAATTAGCTATGTTTTATTAA
- a CDS encoding DUF3575 domain-containing protein encodes MFYRYYFKEVLKGWYGMGAIAYGGGTVKNTEDSDIEKVKFNSFNGKIKAGYQWLWNSGFTLDINGGFGYNSFNYNTNTQDISDLKASGILPAFGLALGYSF; translated from the coding sequence ATGTTCTATAGATACTATTTCAAAGAGGTATTAAAAGGCTGGTACGGAATGGGGGCTATTGCTTACGGTGGTGGAACTGTAAAAAATACAGAAGATTCTGATATAGAAAAAGTCAAATTCAATTCGTTTAACGGAAAAATTAAGGCTGGCTATCAATGGTTATGGAATAGTGGTTTCACTTTAGACATAAATGGTGGATTCGGCTACAATTCTTTCAATTATAACACAAATACCCAAGACATATCCGATTTAAAAGCTAGTGGAATACTTCCTGCTTTTGGTCTTGCATTGGGATATTCCTTTTAA
- a CDS encoding DUF308 domain-containing protein, giving the protein MENLISKFIGTVKHWYIPFIIGILFIGVGIYTFYVPVEAYLVLSIIFSVSFFISGIFDAVFA; this is encoded by the coding sequence ATGGAAAATCTAATTTCTAAATTCATCGGGACAGTTAAGCATTGGTACATTCCCTTCATTATCGGCATTTTATTTATCGGCGTAGGGATTTATACATTTTATGTTCCAGTAGAGGCCTACTTGGTATTATCGATTATCTTTAGTGTTTCATTTTTTATCTCAGGGATTTTCGATGCGGTGTTTGCCTGA
- a CDS encoding MBL fold metallo-hydrolase, with amino-acid sequence MKENNQTVIFLGTGTSQGIPIIGAKDPVSLSTNPKDKRLRSSVFIEYQGKKILIDCGPDFRMQMLRENLDDIDFILLTHEHNDHIIGLDDVRPINYLHNKDMPIYALQRVVDSVKERFPYAFIPHEYPGLPKFDLQPIEYSIQPINIQGVEVQPLPILHGKLPILGYRIGDFAYLTDVYAVHEETKRKLKDLTVVVIGALRQSKPHHSHLLLDQAIELAHEIGAQTTYFTHIGHEMGFYEEVEKILPPHMHLAYDGLKIKI; translated from the coding sequence ATGAAGGAAAACAACCAAACGGTAATATTTTTAGGCACGGGAACCTCTCAAGGCATACCTATCATCGGGGCTAAAGATCCCGTGAGTTTATCGACTAATCCCAAGGATAAAAGACTTCGCTCATCGGTATTTATAGAATATCAAGGAAAAAAGATTTTAATCGATTGCGGTCCTGATTTTAGGATGCAAATGTTGCGCGAGAATTTAGATGATATAGATTTTATTTTGCTCACGCATGAGCACAACGACCACATTATAGGTCTTGACGATGTGCGCCCAATTAATTATTTGCACAATAAGGATATGCCTATTTATGCCTTGCAGCGCGTAGTGGATTCCGTGAAGGAGCGATTCCCGTATGCATTTATTCCGCACGAATACCCAGGCTTGCCAAAATTTGATTTACAGCCAATTGAATACTCAATACAGCCAATAAATATTCAAGGTGTAGAGGTACAGCCTCTGCCAATATTGCACGGTAAATTGCCTATTTTGGGGTATAGGATAGGAGATTTTGCCTACTTAACAGATGTGTATGCGGTACATGAAGAGACGAAAAGGAAATTAAAAGACCTAACCGTGGTAGTGATTGGTGCTTTAAGACAAAGCAAGCCACATCACTCACATTTGTTGCTTGATCAAGCCATTGAATTGGCTCACGAAATAGGGGCTCAGACAACCTATTTTACACACATCGGGCACGAAATGGGGTTTTACGAAGAGGTGGAAAAAATACTGCCACCTCATATGCATTTGGCTTATGATGGGCTGAAGATAAAAATTTAG
- a CDS encoding TonB-dependent receptor, with the protein MPTNSRPLTPNQKALEINLNRGIYGSFAEIGAGQETVRFFYRAGGASGTLAKAMSAYDKNFSDAIYGRENDGRYVTQKRLRRMLNHEIQLLEQRLESDQRQEQCYFSYANTVTTIDYAKKYKGHGWVGLKFQVKPKGEYNEIILHVRFKENAAHLQQETLGVLGVNLIYGAFHLYQNPRKLLESLYDSLHKDQLEIDMINFSGEAFRYVDNRLMSLQLVKNGMTEAVMFGPDGINILPADVLYKKNIYALRGSFRPVTNVHIDMLNKGIEMFKNENPDICPENLEVLFEITLANLTQEGELDERDFLYRADILCQLGYNVLISNFQEYYKLINYFTEYTRNRTQIGISMGVNNLLSIFDERYYNNLSGGILEAFGRLFKRFVTLYLYPYLNEDTGELMTSENIRVAEHLKELYKYFKQNDRIKDIKDFNQAYLSIYSKEILQQIISCQTGWEQHLPGEVAELIKRDCLFGYDKDKCSFLYEN; encoded by the coding sequence ATGCCTACAAATTCACGCCCTCTTACCCCAAACCAAAAAGCATTAGAAATCAATCTCAATCGTGGCATTTATGGCTCCTTTGCCGAAATTGGTGCAGGACAAGAAACCGTTCGCTTTTTTTACCGTGCAGGAGGAGCCTCTGGAACACTTGCCAAAGCCATGTCTGCCTATGATAAAAATTTCAGCGATGCCATCTATGGGCGCGAAAATGATGGGCGCTATGTAACTCAAAAGAGATTGCGCCGAATGCTCAATCACGAAATCCAATTGCTTGAACAGCGTTTGGAGAGCGACCAACGCCAAGAGCAATGCTACTTTAGCTATGCCAATACCGTAACCACCATCGATTATGCCAAGAAATATAAAGGTCACGGCTGGGTGGGACTTAAATTTCAAGTGAAACCCAAGGGTGAATACAATGAGATTATTCTGCATGTGCGCTTTAAAGAAAATGCCGCACATTTGCAGCAAGAGACTTTAGGTGTTTTAGGCGTAAATTTAATTTATGGGGCTTTCCATTTGTATCAAAATCCACGGAAATTACTGGAATCTCTCTATGATTCGCTGCACAAAGACCAGTTGGAAATTGATATGATTAATTTCTCTGGCGAAGCCTTCCGATATGTAGACAATCGCTTGATGAGCCTGCAATTAGTCAAAAATGGAATGACGGAGGCTGTGATGTTTGGGCCCGATGGCATCAATATCCTGCCCGCCGATGTTTTATACAAAAAGAATATCTATGCCCTGCGTGGGAGCTTTCGCCCTGTAACCAATGTCCATATTGATATGCTGAACAAAGGCATTGAAATGTTTAAAAACGAAAATCCTGATATCTGCCCCGAGAATCTGGAAGTACTCTTTGAAATCACACTTGCCAATCTCACCCAAGAAGGCGAACTCGATGAGCGAGACTTCCTTTACCGCGCTGATATCCTGTGCCAATTAGGCTACAATGTGCTTATCTCCAATTTTCAAGAATACTACAAGCTCATAAACTACTTTACCGAATACACCCGAAACCGCACCCAAATCGGGATTTCTATGGGCGTGAACAATCTCCTTTCCATCTTTGATGAGCGCTACTACAACAATCTAAGCGGTGGCATTTTAGAAGCTTTTGGGCGCCTATTCAAGCGCTTTGTAACGCTGTACCTCTACCCCTACCTCAACGAGGATACTGGCGAGCTGATGACCTCCGAAAACATTCGCGTGGCGGAACATTTAAAAGAGCTTTATAAGTACTTTAAACAAAATGATAGGATTAAAGACATTAAAGACTTTAACCAAGCCTATTTAAGCATTTATTCCAAAGAGATTCTGCAACAAATCATCTCCTGCCAAACGGGCTGGGAACAGCACCTGCCAGGCGAAGTGGCGGAACTCATAAAACGCGACTGCCTTTTTGGTTATGATAAAGATAAATGTAGCTTTCTCTACGAAAATTAA
- the hemB gene encoding porphobilinogen synthase, with amino-acid sequence MYPYQRNRRTRSNEAIRNIVRETSLSTHDLMLPLFIMEGENLKEEIPSMPGVFRITLDLLEKEIPEIWNLGIQAVNIYCKVPDELKDNAGTEALNPNGLMQRAIKTIKKAQKEMLVFTDVALDPVSSYGHDGIVENGEILNDETVEILAQMALSHAEAGADFIAPSDMMDGRVLAIREILEQNGFHHVGIMSYTAKYASSFYGPFRDALDSAPGFGDKKTYQMDYANVQEAYREADNDMIEGADILMVKPGMPYLDVLYRMKEYTKMPIAVYQVSGEYAMLKAAAEKGWLDFEKCLMESMYAFKRAGADLINTYYAKEVATILNRK; translated from the coding sequence ATGTACCCGTATCAAAGAAATAGAAGAACTCGTAGCAACGAAGCGATTAGAAATATCGTAAGAGAAACAAGCCTTAGCACCCATGATTTAATGCTCCCACTCTTTATTATGGAGGGCGAAAACCTAAAAGAAGAAATCCCAAGTATGCCAGGCGTGTTTAGAATCACACTAGACCTCTTAGAAAAAGAAATTCCAGAAATCTGGAATCTCGGAATCCAAGCCGTAAACATCTACTGCAAAGTACCAGACGAGCTAAAAGACAATGCCGGCACCGAGGCACTAAACCCCAATGGCTTAATGCAACGCGCCATTAAAACCATCAAAAAAGCACAAAAAGAAATGCTCGTCTTTACCGATGTAGCGCTAGACCCCGTCTCATCCTACGGGCACGATGGCATCGTGGAAAATGGCGAAATCCTAAACGATGAAACCGTGGAAATCCTAGCACAAATGGCACTCTCTCACGCCGAAGCAGGCGCAGATTTCATTGCCCCGTCCGACATGATGGATGGTCGCGTTTTAGCCATTCGTGAAATTTTAGAACAAAACGGATTCCACCATGTAGGCATTATGAGCTACACGGCAAAATACGCCAGCTCCTTTTACGGTCCGTTCCGCGATGCACTGGACTCCGCTCCTGGCTTTGGCGACAAAAAAACCTACCAAATGGATTATGCCAATGTGCAAGAAGCCTATCGCGAAGCCGACAACGATATGATTGAAGGTGCCGATATTTTAATGGTAAAACCAGGTATGCCTTATCTTGATGTGCTTTATCGCATGAAAGAATATACCAAAATGCCAATTGCCGTGTACCAAGTAAGTGGTGAGTATGCCATGCTGAAAGCCGCCGCCGAAAAAGGCTGGCTCGATTTTGAAAAATGCCTAATGGAATCTATGTACGCCTTTAAACGCGCAGGTGCAGATTTAATCAACACCTATTATGCCAAAGAAGTGGCTACTATTTTGAATAGAAAATAG